In the Opitutia bacterium genome, GGCCAACCTGGAGGCAGCCAACAGCCGCATCACCGATGTCGACGTGGCCGAGGAAAGCACGCAACTCGCGCGCTGGAACATCCTCGTCCAATCCGGCACCGCCATGCTCGCCCAGGCCAACCAGAGCTCGCAAGTGGCTCTTCGCCTCATCCAGTAAGTTCCCGGCTTGTTCTAGTGGTTGTTCTGATTCGCCCAACCCCCCGGCCGCTCTCACCGAGCGGCCGGGCAAGGGTGGCGATCTCCAGCCTCCACTATCACCGCCCGGCGAACAGGGGCCCCCAAGCCTCTATCCGCAAAAAGACCCCGGAGCTCCTTCTCCGGGGTCTTCTGCGTTTGGAAAATCAACTCACGCCGCGCTCACCGCAAAGCCGCCAGCGCGCCCGCCAGCTGCTCCAACTCTTCGAGCAATCCGCGCCAGAATTCCACCTCGCCCTCCGTCGGCGGCAGCAAGTGCGGCATCAACTTCAGCGCGTATCCGCCCAGCGCACGACCGATCGCCGCGTCCGCCAACCAGGGCCGTAACGCCACCGCGACCGCGTCGGGACCGTGCGTCGCGAGCGACGCGCGCAGTTCCGGCAGCTTTCCGCTCAAGCGTTCGCCGCAGCGACGCAATTCCGCCGTGAAATCCGACCACGCCGCCGCCTGAGCCGCGACACCGGCACCCTCGAACGCGGCGAGACGCGACGCCTTGTCCGCCGCCGCCGGCGCCACCCACTCCCCCGGCCGCACCGCGCACGCATTCTCCAACCGCGCACCGCGATCATTCACATTGAAAACCGCGCCCGCCGGAAACGTCGCCAGCCGCGCATTCAGCGCCCGCCAGTCTCCCGGCGCGTGCGTCGGCACGCTCGGCTCCCAATTGCCCGGCACCTCCGGAAACTCCTGCGCCGCGTCGAAACCCGAGCGCGCATAGATCGTCGCGTCCGCCGCCGTCGTGTGCCGCTGGCGGCCGCTCAGCGCGAGATCGAGTCCGAAAAGATAGATCGGCGAACAGCCCAGCCAGCGCGCCAGCTCCAGCGCGGTCACGCCGCAATTCTCAGCCACGGCCAACGCCGGCGGCACGACCCCGTCGCGAGCGAGCCAATCCGTGGTGATCTGTCGGCTGGAAACAAAGTGCACCCGTTCCGGAGCGACGCGTCGCCTCCACTCCGGCGGACTCACCGCCGCGAGGACCACCCGCGCCGGCATCTCGCCCGATTCCGGCAAACACTTTTCCGGCGTCTTCGCCACGTCGACCGACACCGCGAAATCCACCCGCACACCGTGCCGCGCCAGCGTGCGCAAAGCCGAATCCGCCGCGAACACCACGCAACCCTCCTGCCCGTCCGCCAGCCGCGCCGCCGACACATCGAGCGACGGCCCCGCGCCGCACACCGCCGCCGGCAATCCCGCGAGCGCACCGCGCCAGCTCTCCGGCAGCGGCCGCCGCGCATAATCCGCGAGATTCGCCAGCACATGCTGCTGCCACCGAAACGCATCCTGCTGCCGCGTCACCCGCGCCCGGTGCAGCTCCCGCAATTCACCGACGAGCCACGCAACGAGCGACTCGCCGCCGCGTTGCGCCTCCGCCGTTGCTCCCGGGGAGAAATACAACGACGGCAAATGCCGCGCATCGAGCCGAACGAAGCGCGGCAAAACCTCCACTATCCGCGCCGCGCCGGAATCGTCCAACGGCACGCGTTGGATCGCCGACGACGAGAATCCCGCGGGCAACCCGGCCAAATCTTCCGCCGTCGCGCACCACAGCACCGCGCGCGCCCGTCCCAATCGGGACGCCCATTCCGGACGCATTGGCCCCACGACAATGCCGGTGGTGGCGCCCGGGTATTCCTGCACCCACGGAGCACCGAGCACCGGCGTGTCCGTCACTGCGCTCACGGGGCCGTCGCGAGCGATGGCACGCCGTTTTGGGCGGTGGCCAGCAGCTCGTCGAAGATCGCCTCGATGCGGCTCACCGAGGCCTCGGTGGTGAACTCGAAAGCGCGAGCCTGGCCGGCCAACGCGATCTTTTCCGCGGCCGCCGGGTTGCGGTAGGCGCCCGCGAGCCGCTCCGCGAGTGCGCGCGCATCGCCCGCCTTGAAGAGCAGGCCGGTCTTCGCGTGCTCGATGATCTCGCTCGCGCCGCCACTGCCGCTCGAGACGACGAGCAGGCCCGCCGCCATCGCCTCGATCTGCGTCTTGCCGAACGGTTCCTCGAACACGCTGGGGAAGACGAGCACGTTGCTCCGCGCATAGAGCGCCGCGAGTTCCGCCTTGTCGAGGAAGCCGGGGAAACTCAGCCGGTCGAGGAAACCATGCTCGGTCGCCACGGCGCGCATCGAGTCGAGATACTCCGGTCGCGTCGTGTCGCCCGCGAGCGTGCACTCGAAATCGATACCGGCCTGCGCGAGCATCGCGAGCGCGTTCACCAGCACATGCGCGCCCTTGTAGGGCATCAGCAAGCCCGCGTAGGCGATGCGCAGCTTCTTTCGCTGCGGCGTCCACGCGCGGTAATACTCCGCGAGCGGCGAGCCGGGCGGCACGACCTCGTAACGCGAGATCGGATAGCTCTTCGCGCGGATCCCCCGATTCACCCACTCACTGCAACCCGCGAGGCAGAACAGCGGCCCGCGCGGGGATTGCGCCGGCTCGTAACCCGGAAACGCATTGCCGAGGCGGTGCAGCACCGGAATGCCACGGTCGAGCGCCGGCTGGATGAAGAAGTGGCCCGCCAGATCGAGATTGCCGGCCATGATCGCCGTGGGCGCAAACGTCTCGATCTCGCGCATGATCGTCTGGTGATTCGCGCGCAGCATGGCCGTGCGCCGCTCCGCGTCGGGCTCGAGCACGACCGCGCCCTCCTTCCAGTCGCCGACGAGTTTCAGCGAACGGCTCACGTGGCGCTCGAACTCGGCGTGCTCCGCCGTGGGCTTGCGCGTGAGGTGCGGCATGTCGGCGGTGAGCACGCGGACGGTGTGCCCGCGCGCCATGAGCTCACGGGAGAATTCCCACACCGTGCGGCCGTAGCCGCCCATCTCCTGCGGCGGCAGCAAATTCGTGACGACGAGGATGCGGTGCGGGCGCGGATGGCGCTCCCGGGGCGTCCAGCCCGCGCGCGCGCGATAGATCTGCACCTGCACCTCTTCGAGCGCGCCGTGCTCCTCGAGCTGGCGCAGTGCGTCCTGCGTCTGTTCCGTGCCGCCGCTGAGGCGGTGCGCCTCGGCGATGGCGAGATAAGCCGCGGACAGCTTGCCTGCGTCGATGAGCGCGGCGCCGAGGTCGACGTAGGCCGCGAGGTTGTTGCGGTCCTCCGCCACGACTTCGCGCGGACTCGGCGTCGGAGCGATCTCCGCCTCGCCGGTGCAAAATTCCTTGGCCGAGCGCCCTTCCGCCGCGGCCTGCAACACATGCAGCAGGCGCACCAGCGAAACTTGGCGCGAATAGTGCGCGCCCACGCGCTCGCGGAAGCTGGCGCCGAGGCGCGCGGCGAGTTCGCCATCCTGCGCGAGGCGCAACATCGCCTCGGCCATCGCGGTGACGTCCTTTTCGCCGACCAAAAACCCATCCACGCCCTCGCGCACCGCGTCGGGAATCCCCGCGTGACGGGTCGAGACCACGGGCAGGCCGTGCGCACCGGCCTCGAGCACCGCGAGCGGCAGACCTTCGCTGTCCCCGTTGGCGGCGGTGATGCTGTGCTGCACGAAGACGCGCGCGGCCGCGAGGCTGCGCGACACCACTTCGCGCGAGCAAACGCCTGCGAACGTGACCGCCTCCGCGAGACCATTCTCCGCAGCCCATTGCCGGCAGCCGGCGAGCAGCGGACCGTCGCCGATCATGACCAGCCGTGCTTCCGGCAGCGCGCGATGCACCGCGGCGAAGGCCTGGAGCGTGAGCTGCGGGGCCTTCTTCTCCACGAAACGGCCAACCGCCACAAACTGCGGCGGTGCCGACGCGGGTTGCGCGAGCGCGGGCAGATCGACCGCGACGCCGTAGGGCGCGAGCAGGGTCCGCGCGGGGTCGGCGCCGAGTTGCAGCAGTTGCGCGTGCATCGCCCGCGACACGGCGAGGACGCTGGCGGCGGACTGGAAGAATTTGCGATAGCGCGGCAGCCAGCGCTCGAGCAGCTCGCGGCCGAACGCGTCGACGCCGTGGAAATGAACGACGAACGGCAGCTTCGCCTGTTCGCAAGCTTCATGGACGAACGCGCCCATCAGGCCGGTTTCGACGAGCACCGCTTTCGCGCCCGATTGCGCGAGGAAGGACGCGAGGCCCGCGGAGTATTCCGCCCAGAGTTCGCTCGTGATCGCGCCCTTGGCAGCAAGCGTCGCCTGGATCTTCTGCTCGGTCGCTGCCGGCAAAACCGATTGTCCGCCCCGCCGGAAGCGCGGGAACGGGAAGCCGTAGAGCAGCGTCAGCTGCGAGCTGAGATGGTTGACGTGATCCTCGACGAAGGTCTCGGAGTAGTTGAACTCGTGCGAACGCACGAGGACGACCGGCAGATCACCCGCAGTGTCGCGGCGCGCGGGGGCTTCGGGCTGCGCCGCCGGGACGTGCGCGATGCCAGTCCAACCCGTGGCCATCGTGTTGCCCGCCTTCGGATCGGCGGGGAGTTGGTCCGTGCGGACGAGTTCCTGGAAGAGGGGCCAGAGCTCGCGCGCCTTCTTGAGGCGCGCGTCGTGCGTCATCGGTGAGCGCTTGAGCCACAGGCCGATCATCTGCGCGAGGCTGGCGTTCCAGCCGCCGAGCGCCTGCAGCTTCACGTCGGCGAAGCCGGCCTCCGCGAGGAGCTTCTCGAGCGCGAACGGCGTGTAGCGGAAAAAATCGTAGGGCGCGTCGTGCAGCGGCCAGATGTAGGGAACCGTGAAGAAGAGCACGCCACCAGGCTTCAACACGCGACGCGCCTCCTTCAGCACGACCCACGGCTCGGGGCAGTGTTCGAGCACCTCGGTGAGCATGGCGCTGTCGACCGAGGCATCTTCGAGCGGGATGCGGCGGCCGTCCCAGCGGAGATCGACCTCCGCGCGGTAGATTTCCGAACCCTCGAGATCGAGTCCGAGATAGCGCGTGAGGCGCGGCGCAGCTTCGCGAATGATGTCGCGATACGGCATCACGCCGCAGCCGATGTCGAGAAACACGCCGTGGAACTGCGGCGCCGCCTCGCGCACCGCGCGCAGGATCGACGCGCGCGTCCAGTAGAGATCGACGTTGTTGATCTCGAGCGGGGGATTCGTGAAAGGGTGCGGCGCGGCGGCGGAGTTCATGGGGGACTTGGGCAGGCGGCGGTCTTCGCGCGCGATGCCTTTCGGATTCGGGCGCACGGGAGGCAGGTTGAAGTCGGCAGGGATTTCGATCGCGCGACGTTCGCGCGGCGCGACCGCGAGTAGGCTGTTGAGAAACGCGGCCCAGGTGGCGGCGTTTGCCTCGACGGAGAATCGTTGCTCGATCGCGGCGCGTGCGGCGTGCGAGCAGCGCGTCCAAAGTTCGCGATCGGTGATCAGGCGCGACGCAGCCGCCACGAATTCGGCACCACGATCGGCGACGAGAAAGCCGTTCTCGTCGTGCCGGACGAGGTCGCCCACTCCACTGCGGATGCGGGTGCAAATCGGCACGAGGCCGCAAGCCATCGCCTCCATCAGCGCGATCGGGATGCCCTCGTAATCGCTCAGCAACACGAACGCCTGACTCGCGAGCATCACCGCCTGCACCTCCTCCGAGGGCAGGTTGCCCAGCAGCTTGAGGCGCTCGCCGAGCTTCGCCTGCGCGATCAATTTTTCGACCGCCGGACGCGCCGAGCCATCGCCGCAAAGCACGAACTCCGCGGTCGGGCACTGTCGCAACACCTCGATCATCGCAGCGACCGTCGCGGAAATTTGTTTCTGCTCCTCCACGAGACGACCGACGTAGACAAAACGGAACGGCTCCGCATGCGCCGCGGTTTGCGCGGGCACCGGCGCCCCGCAGGGTGCTTGGATGACCTGGGTCGCACCGCAGTCGATCTGGCGGAGCGCGGCCGCTTGGAACTCGGACACTACCACGGTCCCGGAGAGATAGCGGCCGTTTTGCGCGCGGATGAACTCGTCCGTCAGGTCACGGTGAAACTCGTCGTCAGAATGCAGCACGCCGACTGTCGGGATGCCTGCGGCGCGCAGGTGCTCGGCGGCGAAGTAGCCTTGGACGTTCAGATTCGGCACGAACACGTCACAGGGATTGGCCTGCACGTGCCGCAGGATGGTGCGGATCATGTCCTCGGTGTGGGCGAACGGCGCTTCGTCCACCGGCACGCCGGCGGCGCGCAGGCGTTGCGCGATCGGACACGCGCCCGCGCGGGTCATGAACATCAGCACCCGCGGGGCAAAGCCGCGCGCCTTCAGCGCGGGCAGCAGCCGCGTCAGCCACACGTTCGGCCCGTTGACCTGGCCGGGACCGTGCGCGAGGAAGAGGACTCCGCGTTCTGCGGAGACCGGGCGGGAGGCAGACCGGGGCCGCGCCGGGCGGGGCTGCACGGGAGCGGGCCGCGCTGGCAGGGGACGCACCATTTCGGCGAACGCCCGGCGCATCTCCGACGGACTCAGTTGCTGATCACAACCGAGGAACCAATTGCCCAACTTGACGTCGGCGACCGCCTCGCGCGCGGGCACGCAGAATGCGCGAAGGAACTCCCGTTCCTTTTCGCGCGTTTGCGCGGCGAGATACTTTTCCAGCGCCGCCGGATCGGTCCGCCAAGTGGTGTCGAGCAGGAGATTCGAAAGCTCGAGCGAAGGGCACGCCCCGTTGATCGCCACTCTGACCCCGCCAGCCAACGCATACGCCACATGGCTGCCCCACGCGTTCGTGGTCATCGTCTCGAACTGCGCGAAAAGCATCCGCATCCGCAGCAACGCGTTCGCATCGTCCGTCGAGGCGCCGGTAATGATGTTGAATCCCCGCTCCGTGAACTCCTTCACCCAAAAGCCGTTTTTTAGGCAGCTGGGATTGAGGCAGACCGCGACGTGTTCGAAGTCCTTCGCGGCTTCGAGCATTTGGTCCGCGTAGAGTTCGTAGGCCGTGCGGTCGGTGGCCTTCCACCCGACGAGACTGTGTCCGGGCATGATCAGCAGGCTGCGCGGGACGCGGCTGAGACTCGGCGGCGCCACATAGAGCAGCGGCAAGCCGACGGCGCGGGGATGTTTGAAGGCGTTGTTCGTCAACGTCTCGGCTTCGTCACGTCGCGCGACCCATACCGGAAGTTTCTCCGCGTCCGGAGCATTGTAGGCCAACAACCGCGGCGCGGTGCATTCCCATGGCGCCAAGACACCGTGCAACCAGATTCCCGTGAGCGCGTAGCGCTCAGGCATTTCGATCCCGGCGTAAGCTGCGGCGACGTGAAACGCGCCGTAGTGGTCCGACCAACCGTTCTGCCGATGGGCGACCTGACGGAATTGCCGCACGGGCGGGAGATGGATCTGCATGCAGGGGAAAAGGCTGGGAAGTTAAGTCCGCCCCCAGTGCAGAATTTCTGCCAACGACGACAATCGCCCCCTTAGCCATTCCGGCAATGATACTTACGTTCTTCAACACGACCCGGGATTCCCGCGCAACGTGGACGACGGGCAAGTTTTGCCCGCCGAAATCCGGACGACCTTCGGCGCATGATTCGCAGACGTGATCGGAATTTTCACCGTGCACGAGAAGCGCGAACTGTTCCCCGGAGGGACTCGCTGCGGAGTTGGTCTCCGCACCGCATTCGTGCGATCACCGCAGTGAGGTGACTCGACGCGAGCGACGCCCGACTTCGTTTGGATACGACCGGGGCAGAATTTGCCGCCACCCCGCGATGCCGCCGCCAGTTTCGGCGCAAAAACCTATTTCCCATCGCGTTAAGCGCACGCCCACGGCGGTGGCATGTCCCTTGCAAACCCGGAAGCGTGCTGAATTTTTCAACCGCTCTGCCGGCCCCGTCAGGCTGCACGCCACGGCGTGTCTCCGGCCGGCTGCGCCACGATAGAGCGGCGCCGTTGAAGCGGCACCCCATCGCATGACCGCGCCCGCACCAACGCCGCGATGGAGCGTGCTGCTCGTGGGGCTCGGCCGGATCGGCCAAGGCTACGACTACGATCTGCCGGCTACGGAACACGTCTTCACTCACGCGCGCGCCTTCAGCCTCGACCCGCATTTCACGCTGGTTGGCGGCGTGGATCCGGATGCCGGGGCACGCGCGCGATTCACCGCCCGCTACGGCGCGCCCGCCTTCTCCACTCTCGACGCAGCCGCCGATTGCACGCCCGATGTCGTCGTGGTCGCCACGCCGACGGAGAACCACCTTCCCGCGATCGCCAGCGCTCTGTCCCTCTTCGCTCCGCGCGCGCTCGTCTGCGAGAAGCCCCTTGCGTTCACCATCGAGGAGGCCGCGCGGATCCTGAAGATCTCCCGCGCCCGCAACTGCCCCGTCTACGTTAACTACATGCGGCGCACCGATCCGACCACGGCCGAGCTGCGGGCGCGGCTGGGCGACGGCCGCATCGCGACGCCGCTCAAGGCCGTCGTCTGGTATTCGAAGGGACTCTACAACAGCGCCTCGCATTTCGTGAACCTCCTCGAGGCGCTGCTCGGTTCGGAGCCGGAATTCGTGCACGGAGAGGCCGGCCGCATCACGCCGACGGGCGATCCCGAGCCGGACTTCACGCTGCGTTTCGCTCACGGCACGGTCGCCTTCCACGCGCTGCGCGCCGAGGACTATTTCCACAACAGCATGGAGTGGCTCAGCCCGAGCGGCCGCCTGCGCTATGATCGCGCCGGCGCGCTCGTCGAGTGGCAAGCCGCCGCGCCTGCCGTGCTCGGTGGACTCGATCCCATTGCCGAGCGTCTGCCGGGAGATTTCGCCCGCGTGCAGGCTCACTTCACCGCCGCGCTGGCGCAGGCGCTCGCCGGCGCGACGACCACCCTCTGCACCGGCGAACAGGCCTTCGCCACACTCCGCCTCCTCGCGGACATCCAGCCGTTCTCCGTCTCCGTCCGCACCTGATTTTCTTCGCCGCAAACGTTCCCTGTCGACCATGAGCACCGCCCTCGCCTCTCCGCTCGCCCTCCACGGCGGCCCCCAAACGATCGCCCGCCCCCTCGCGCGCTACAACCCGCTCGGCGCCGAAGAGGTCGCCGCCGCGAAGGCCGTGGTCGAGAGCGGCATCCTCTCGCAATACTACGGCCGCTGGTGCGCCGACTTCTACGGCGGCCCGAAAGTCCGCGAATTCGAAAGCGCCTGCGCGGCGAAATTCGGCATGCAGCGCGCCGTCACCGTGAACTCCTGGACCTCCGGCCTCATCGCCGCGATCGGCGCCATTGGCATCGAGCCGGGCGACGAAGTCATCACCAGCCCGTGGACAATGTGCGCCACGGCGACCTCCATTCTCCACTGGAACGCCATTCCCGTCTTCGCCGACATCGAGCCCGACACCTTCTGCCTCGATCCCCGTTCCGTGGAAGCGAACATCACGCCGCACACGCGCGCCATCCTGTCCGTCGACATCGCCGGCCAGTCGGCCGACATGGACGCGCTCCGCGCCCTCGCGCGGAAGCATAACCTCAAGCTCATCTCCGACTGCGCGCAGGCGCCGGGCGCGCTGTATCACGGCCAGCCCGCGGGCACGCTCGCCGACGTCGGCGGCTTCAGCCTGAATTATCACAAGCACATCCACACCGGCGAAGGCGGCATCCTCGTGACCAACGACCACGAGATCGCCGAGCGCCTTTGCCTCATCCGCAACCACGCCGAGGCCGTAGTGGGCGACAAGGGCGTCACCGATCTCGCCAACATGATCGGCCACAACTTCCGCCTCGGCGAAATCGAGTGCGCGATCGGCCTCGAGCAACTCAAGAAACTCGATCGCCAGATCGCCAGCCGCCAGCGCGCCGCCGCCCGGCTCACCGCCGGCCTTTCCACTCTGCCCGGCCTGCAAACGCCCGTCACTCGCGCCGGCTGCACGCACGTCTACTACATGTATCAAATGATCCTCGATCTGCCGCGGCTCGGCGTCAGCCGGCAGAAAATTTTCGCCGCATTGAAGGCCGAAGGCGTCGAAGGACTCGGCATCGCGTTCGCCAACATTCACCGCCTCCCCGTTTTTCAACAAAAGATCGCCTACGGCCGCCGCGGCTTTCCATGGAGTTCGGACATCTGCCGCCGCGACGTCAGCTACGCCAAGGGCATCTGCCCCGTCGCCGAGCGCCTGCAGGACGAAACGTATCT is a window encoding:
- a CDS encoding Gfo/Idh/MocA family oxidoreductase encodes the protein MTAPAPTPRWSVLLVGLGRIGQGYDYDLPATEHVFTHARAFSLDPHFTLVGGVDPDAGARARFTARYGAPAFSTLDAAADCTPDVVVVATPTENHLPAIASALSLFAPRALVCEKPLAFTIEEAARILKISRARNCPVYVNYMRRTDPTTAELRARLGDGRIATPLKAVVWYSKGLYNSASHFVNLLEALLGSEPEFVHGEAGRITPTGDPEPDFTLRFAHGTVAFHALRAEDYFHNSMEWLSPSGRLRYDRAGALVEWQAAAPAVLGGLDPIAERLPGDFARVQAHFTAALAQALAGATTTLCTGEQAFATLRLLADIQPFSVSVRT
- a CDS encoding glycosyltransferase; protein product: MQIHLPPVRQFRQVAHRQNGWSDHYGAFHVAAAYAGIEMPERYALTGIWLHGVLAPWECTAPRLLAYNAPDAEKLPVWVARRDEAETLTNNAFKHPRAVGLPLLYVAPPSLSRVPRSLLIMPGHSLVGWKATDRTAYELYADQMLEAAKDFEHVAVCLNPSCLKNGFWVKEFTERGFNIITGASTDDANALLRMRMLFAQFETMTTNAWGSHVAYALAGGVRVAINGACPSLELSNLLLDTTWRTDPAALEKYLAAQTREKEREFLRAFCVPAREAVADVKLGNWFLGCDQQLSPSEMRRAFAEMVRPLPARPAPVQPRPARPRSASRPVSAERGVLFLAHGPGQVNGPNVWLTRLLPALKARGFAPRVLMFMTRAGACPIAQRLRAAGVPVDEAPFAHTEDMIRTILRHVQANPCDVFVPNLNVQGYFAAEHLRAAGIPTVGVLHSDDEFHRDLTDEFIRAQNGRYLSGTVVVSEFQAAALRQIDCGATQVIQAPCGAPVPAQTAAHAEPFRFVYVGRLVEEQKQISATVAAMIEVLRQCPTAEFVLCGDGSARPAVEKLIAQAKLGERLKLLGNLPSEEVQAVMLASQAFVLLSDYEGIPIALMEAMACGLVPICTRIRSGVGDLVRHDENGFLVADRGAEFVAAASRLITDRELWTRCSHAARAAIEQRFSVEANAATWAAFLNSLLAVAPRERRAIEIPADFNLPPVRPNPKGIAREDRRLPKSPMNSAAAPHPFTNPPLEINNVDLYWTRASILRAVREAAPQFHGVFLDIGCGVMPYRDIIREAAPRLTRYLGLDLEGSEIYRAEVDLRWDGRRIPLEDASVDSAMLTEVLEHCPEPWVVLKEARRVLKPGGVLFFTVPYIWPLHDAPYDFFRYTPFALEKLLAEAGFADVKLQALGGWNASLAQMIGLWLKRSPMTHDARLKKARELWPLFQELVRTDQLPADPKAGNTMATGWTGIAHVPAAQPEAPARRDTAGDLPVVLVRSHEFNYSETFVEDHVNHLSSQLTLLYGFPFPRFRRGGQSVLPAATEQKIQATLAAKGAITSELWAEYSAGLASFLAQSGAKAVLVETGLMGAFVHEACEQAKLPFVVHFHGVDAFGRELLERWLPRYRKFFQSAASVLAVSRAMHAQLLQLGADPARTLLAPYGVAVDLPALAQPASAPPQFVAVGRFVEKKAPQLTLQAFAAVHRALPEARLVMIGDGPLLAGCRQWAAENGLAEAVTFAGVCSREVVSRSLAAARVFVQHSITAANGDSEGLPLAVLEAGAHGLPVVSTRHAGIPDAVREGVDGFLVGEKDVTAMAEAMLRLAQDGELAARLGASFRERVGAHYSRQVSLVRLLHVLQAAAEGRSAKEFCTGEAEIAPTPSPREVVAEDRNNLAAYVDLGAALIDAGKLSAAYLAIAEAHRLSGGTEQTQDALRQLEEHGALEEVQVQIYRARAGWTPRERHPRPHRILVVTNLLPPQEMGGYGRTVWEFSRELMARGHTVRVLTADMPHLTRKPTAEHAEFERHVSRSLKLVGDWKEGAVVLEPDAERRTAMLRANHQTIMREIETFAPTAIMAGNLDLAGHFFIQPALDRGIPVLHRLGNAFPGYEPAQSPRGPLFCLAGCSEWVNRGIRAKSYPISRYEVVPPGSPLAEYYRAWTPQRKKLRIAYAGLLMPYKGAHVLVNALAMLAQAGIDFECTLAGDTTRPEYLDSMRAVATEHGFLDRLSFPGFLDKAELAALYARSNVLVFPSVFEEPFGKTQIEAMAAGLLVVSSGSGGASEIIEHAKTGLLFKAGDARALAERLAGAYRNPAAAEKIALAGQARAFEFTTEASVSRIEAIFDELLATAQNGVPSLATAP
- a CDS encoding flagellin — its product is ANLEAANSRITDVDVAEESTQLARWNILVQSGTAMLAQANQSSQVALRLIQ
- a CDS encoding DegT/DnrJ/EryC1/StrS family aminotransferase; protein product: MSTALASPLALHGGPQTIARPLARYNPLGAEEVAAAKAVVESGILSQYYGRWCADFYGGPKVREFESACAAKFGMQRAVTVNSWTSGLIAAIGAIGIEPGDEVITSPWTMCATATSILHWNAIPVFADIEPDTFCLDPRSVEANITPHTRAILSVDIAGQSADMDALRALARKHNLKLISDCAQAPGALYHGQPAGTLADVGGFSLNYHKHIHTGEGGILVTNDHEIAERLCLIRNHAEAVVGDKGVTDLANMIGHNFRLGEIECAIGLEQLKKLDRQIASRQRAAARLTAGLSTLPGLQTPVTRAGCTHVYYMYQMILDLPRLGVSRQKIFAALKAEGVEGLGIAFANIHRLPVFQQKIAYGRRGFPWSSDICRRDVSYAKGICPVAERLQDETYLGFQACMHTLTDAEVDLIVAAFHKVWENLDALR
- a CDS encoding DUF115 domain-containing protein, with translation MSAVTDTPVLGAPWVQEYPGATTGIVVGPMRPEWASRLGRARAVLWCATAEDLAGLPAGFSSSAIQRVPLDDSGAARIVEVLPRFVRLDARHLPSLYFSPGATAEAQRGGESLVAWLVGELRELHRARVTRQQDAFRWQQHVLANLADYARRPLPESWRGALAGLPAAVCGAGPSLDVSAARLADGQEGCVVFAADSALRTLARHGVRVDFAVSVDVAKTPEKCLPESGEMPARVVLAAVSPPEWRRRVAPERVHFVSSRQITTDWLARDGVVPPALAVAENCGVTALELARWLGCSPIYLFGLDLALSGRQRHTTAADATIYARSGFDAAQEFPEVPGNWEPSVPTHAPGDWRALNARLATFPAGAVFNVNDRGARLENACAVRPGEWVAPAAADKASRLAAFEGAGVAAQAAAWSDFTAELRRCGERLSGKLPELRASLATHGPDAVAVALRPWLADAAIGRALGGYALKLMPHLLPPTEGEVEFWRGLLEELEQLAGALAALR